In Lycium ferocissimum isolate CSIRO_LF1 chromosome 3, AGI_CSIRO_Lferr_CH_V1, whole genome shotgun sequence, the genomic window GTAAACTTTAAATATTTGCAACGGATCAGGAatctaattttttatattttgaataattGGTAGGTATGGGGGCAGCTTATGGAACAGCAAAGAGTGGTGTTGGAGTGGCGTCAATGGGAGTGATGAGACCGGAGTTGGTTATGAAATCAATTGTGCCAGTTGTTATGGCTGGTGTGTTAGGTATTTATGGCTTGATTATTGCTGTGATCATCAGTACTGGGATTAACCCCAAAACAAAGTCCTATTACCTATTTGATGGCTATGCTCATCTCTCATCTGGACTTGCTTGTGGTCTTGCTGGCCTTTCTGCTGGAATGgctattggtattgttggagATGCTGGTGTTAGGTACTGATTcctccacttttttttttttccttgcttCTTTGCATTTTAATGCCTGTTGAACCTCATTCAATAGTTCGAATGTGAAAGatatgatgttaaaaaaataaatttttagcaGTCGATTTAGAGTTTTAAGAGAGTGGCTCTATTAGGACGTAGAATGTTGCATCTCGATAAAGATACCTTGGTATGTGTTTTCACAAGGTTATGGTTTGTGAAAATTGCAGTCTAACATATGCAGGAAACTTTTGGaagttaataaaataataagttCAAATAGAGAACATAGTTGTTTGGTAATTTTAGTTACGGTTCGATTTATTTGTTCTGTTCACCATCTTAATTGCCAGATATCCTTTCGCATATCACAACAATTAAATTGAATCACACTGTACTGATAATCTGTATCAGATGATAATTTTGAGTAAGAAAGCTAACATTCTCTTATTTTTAGTGTGTTTGAGAAcctaaaattttatattatgGATTAACGCATGTCTAAATGGAATGCCATTGGTACTGAGGAGTATACCACCCAACCCCAACTAGCTTGGAAGCagattgggtttttttttttttttttggcaatgtGCAAGTAAATACAAAATATGTAGTAATAATATAATTGTCACACCTAAGGGTATGACAATTGGTGGCAAATTTTACCCAAATTTGTATAACCCGCCCATAATTAACCCGTATTCAACCCGCTCATTTATGAAAAGGAAAAATCCTCAAGTCAAGATGCCTTTTGTCAAGAATGGAAGTGAGATGTCAAACATACCATATGACTAAATAGACCCCTCTTTTTGTGAGTTGGGACATGTGAAAACATCCCCACTCTCCGTAAGGCGTTGAATTTTTGGAGTCCAAGTTTCAATCGCCAATTCCAATCTAAGAGGTGATTACATCAAAAAATGATCATTACAATGTACTATCTAGTATAGGTAGTCATGTGGATTGCTCATTTCCCTGTACAATGTTTTGGAATATACCTCCTTTCCCTTTTTAGTAGAATTTTTTTCCATTGTAGAGAAGAAGAGCAATTTGACAGCTAATTTTCATTAATTTCCACCAAACAAATTCTCATTTAGTATCATCTATACAAGTCGTGGAAGGAGTTAATGAACAAGACAATCATTATCATAATACTGATCATGCTATTGTTGATGTAGACATCCAGGTTCTTCTAACAATGATATTGCAGAACATAGTAATATTGCAGAACAAGATGAAATATTAAAGTGTGTCCTAAAGAGTGTATAACCTGCCCATAATTAACCCGCCGGTTCTCATTATACTCatattcttaaatcatgaaatgacccgctaaacatatgaaatttgtaacattgCATAAAAAGACATGTCATATAcgtgactcgtccgcaaagtctctaacataaatcaagataccaagATGCCTTTTGTCATTAAACAACTAATAAGTGAGAAATGTCAAACGAATACGAGTATATGAATAActacataatatagatatgaaaggtaacatggaatatgagagataacttgtacatccGGATTCGTTTGTCATGTGAGTTGGCTTTTGACattgtgtcatatatatagatcatgcccggccatcgaGGGTGTTATTATCAAGCCCGCGTCCGGTCTCCCACGTCCGGGCAATATTTTAACATGACCGTTGGTGTGTGTACATCaagactatagcgcggcgcggtgtgagaaaatacatacatatatatcacatgagagtccaatcaaaagccacaattatatgagcgacgtaaggtcgtagcctccgattatattatggaataatcatcatcgctctaatgaaggaacaattattataaggcgagatcaacaacaatgaataaaatcgagaaaaatcatctcaataatctcataatagtattaacatcataaggtagaatttaaaatcatcatcatcgtagaaacattctcatctttaacatcggTTGTCATAAAAGTTTATAGAATCATAAttctttgactcggaaaatagggacattttggaaaacatttatggattatcaagaaagaagtcatgcctttgaatcatgaactctttTGGAATAtaggaggttatgaaacatatgtagggaattataacataggagtttctagaaagatcaatcacaaaacacgtttatctttttttcatgaatctcagcttttgagaataagaatattcttggaaaacatttatggattcacataaagggacCATGGGacatttgaaaaacacctatggattcataagaaaggaatcatgcctttgactttggagcttactctccgattttccaattttcatttatttaggATCGTTCGTCATCTCAATCTACATAGGCAACCATTCGTATTGTCATTAGGCTCATTGTCTCTTATCTTAAGTCAAGTCGTGGAAGGacaacatctcccctatttatatgcctagcccaaattttcaataccaacaatcaacaaccaataacaacaacgaaacaacaacaacctcatttatcaaaatattccatcaaatactccacatgatattttctccaactcctccacaaacgaattcgctacataattattccataaatttatctccgtaaataagccttaaatgataccaaaagagaaagattcataccttacttccgctaataCCGCGTTCTTCTTACTCCCAAGCCACAAATgcaacacaatattataagcgtAACTATGCGGAAGAAcggagatttttacttaactcgcgttgaaatttaatggagggaaggttggagaattctctagaatttttgggaaatatttttgggctgattcttggctgaaaatgaggggttaaacccctttatatagttgctccgaagtcactgtagcagtactgttcACCGActtactgtagcagttactgttcatccgcggaaattatttcgagacctaaaacttttatacaccgatctctttatttgcatacttggatatgtccaaaactccaatgtataacttattcaacatcccaaactcagctaaacttattttatttctttccgattcgtttaaccttcaaccttcgcggcacttacttatcacttgttgaacataacataaacacttataacttcaaacataatcctgtcctttgagcttatgtgactaacctatgatgcaacttatcgcacgaaaatacgggatgtaacaaagaGGTTCGCATACATGATGAGCTGTATGATTTTTACATGAAACATGCCCAAATGAAAGGGTTCAGTGTAAAAAGACACGATTAAAACCACTTAGGGCAGTTACCTTATTTCGGTGTGTTCAAATGTGATAAGGGAGACAAGTCTCACGGCAGCGCAAAGTATAGTAAAAGAGTTGAGTGCAATACGCGACTTAATTCCAATGGAGCAACGACGCATTTTGTGACTTTTTCAGGACCCTATTAAATGCTTGCCTCTGTCCAGCCATGACCCAAGACATATTAGTGAATAAATCATGGGTATGCCCACTTTCAATCGCCATTATACGACAAAAACTTTACTTTCTACCTTGAAGTTAACTTGCGTATTGCACTCAGCTCTCTTACTATACTTTGTGTTGTTGTGTGCCTTGCCTCCCTTGTCACATTTGAACATACTGTGAATAGGGTAACCGCCCTGTCTGGTTTTATTCGTTTGTCTTTTATGCTAAACCTTTCACTTTGTGTGTTTCATAgaaaaatcatacaaatcatcatgACTAGTGTAAGTCGAACCACTTTAGCCTATAGGACCTGCTAGGTCAATAacatttttcctttctcgaaaGATGTCTTACTATCCTTTTAGGCTGTTCCAAATTCTGGAGTCTGCTTTACTTATATAAAAACACTTTTCCCCTATTTTGCTACCCTTTTGAATATATAATAGTACTTGAAAGTAACATGtgacaacttctatctttgagAATCTCAGAGTTGTCAAAAAATAACAGCTCCACTTTCTATGGTTGCCGGGACTCTGACGAGTGTTAACTATGATCCTTTTGTTCTGATTTCCCTCTTCTTGGAAAATAAATTATAGTGACAATGGCTGCCCGGtgtttcctttatttttcttgcagTTTCAAGCTGCTGACAAAATTCATTGAC contains:
- the LOC132049910 gene encoding V-type proton ATPase 16 kDa proteolipid subunit is translated as MSTFAGDETAPFFGFLGAAAALVFSCMGAAYGTAKSGVGVASMGVMRPELVMKSIVPVVMAGVLGIYGLIIAVIISTGINPKTKSYYLFDGYAHLSSGLACGLAGLSAGMAIGIVGDAGVRANAQQPKLFVGMILILIFAEALALYGLIVGIILSSRAGQSRAE